The Terriglobales bacterium region AGCGCGCTCTATCGTCGTATTCAGAAATATGGCCTCTGAGCTCGACATCTTCGGGCACGTCGTAGCACCCACTTCCCGTCGCAAAAAGAAAAAACTACTCAGCTTCGAGAAACGCCTGCTTCTTTTTGCCTTGGGAGGCGGACTCTTCCCGCTCGGCGTCTGCGAGCTTCTGATCTGGCTGGGAAACTATTCCTCACAAACGCAGTGGACTCTCACGTTTTTTCTCGTGCTCGGCTGGCTGATCGCTGCTTTTGCCATCCGCGCACAGGTGATCCGCCCTCTGCAGACGCTCTCGAACATGGTGGCGGCGTTACGCGAAGAAGATTTCTCCTTCCGCGCGCGCCGCGCCAGCCGCAACGACGCGCTCGGCGAACTGGTCCTGGAAATCAATTCCCTTTCTGACACACTGCAGGGCCAACGCCTGGGATCGATGGAAGCCGTCGCACTGCTCAAAAAAGTGCTGATGGAGATCGACGTCGCAGTATTTACCTTCGATCCTCAGCAGCGGCTGCGCATCGTGAATCGCGCGGGCGAGCAGCTCATGGCGATGACTGCCGAGCGCATGCTCGGACGCACCGCCCAGGAACTCCATCTCGGCAGCCTGCTCGGACACTCCGGGGGACGTACGCTGCGCATGAGCTTTCCCGGACGGGAGGGCCGCTGGGCGATCCAGCAAACATCATTTCGGGAACGCGGCGTCCCGCATCAGCTTCTACTCATCTCCGATCTGAGCCGCGCGCTGCGGGAAGAAGAGCGCCAGGCGTGGCAGCGATTGATCCGCGTCCTTGGACACGAACTCAATAATTCACTGGCGCCGATTAAATCGATTGCGGGAACGCTGCGCTCGCTGGCCGCGCGTCCAAATCGCCCGGCAGACTGGAACCAGGATGTCGAGCGCGGCCTTGAGGTCATCGAGAGCCGCGCGGACGCGCTCAGCCGCTTCATGCAGGCCTACACCAAGCTCGCTCGCCTGCCGGCTCCCACGTTCAGCAAAGTTCAAATCGGCGATCTGGTCCGCCACGCTTCAGGATTGGAAGCGCGGCTTCCGGTCGAGGTCGTGGCCGGGGACGAGGTCTCGCTGGACGGCGATCCAGATCAGCTTGAGCAGCTGCTGATCAACGTCGTCCGCAACGCGGTCGACGCCTCACTCGATCCCTCAATCCGCACGCCGGGCTCGGTCCAGATCGGCTGGGACGTGAATGGACAATCCGTCGAAGTCTTCGTCCGCGACCAGGGCCCCGGACTGCTCAACAGCAACAACCTATTCGTTCCGTTTTTCACCACGAAATCAGGCGGCAGCGGCATCGGCCTGGTGCTGAGCCGGCAAATCGCCGAGGCCCATGGTGGG contains the following coding sequences:
- a CDS encoding ATP-binding protein codes for the protein ARSIVVFRNMASELDIFGHVVAPTSRRKKKKLLSFEKRLLLFALGGGLFPLGVCELLIWLGNYSSQTQWTLTFFLVLGWLIAAFAIRAQVIRPLQTLSNMVAALREEDFSFRARRASRNDALGELVLEINSLSDTLQGQRLGSMEAVALLKKVLMEIDVAVFTFDPQQRLRIVNRAGEQLMAMTAERMLGRTAQELHLGSLLGHSGGRTLRMSFPGREGRWAIQQTSFRERGVPHQLLLISDLSRALREEERQAWQRLIRVLGHELNNSLAPIKSIAGTLRSLAARPNRPADWNQDVERGLEVIESRADALSRFMQAYTKLARLPAPTFSKVQIGDLVRHASGLEARLPVEVVAGDEVSLDGDPDQLEQLLINVVRNAVDASLDPSIRTPGSVQIGWDVNGQSVEVFVRDQGPGLLNSNNLFVPFFTTKSGGSGIGLVLSRQIAEAHGGTLTLENRKDIRGCQATLRLPLDSHAPPG